One Triticum dicoccoides isolate Atlit2015 ecotype Zavitan chromosome 5B, WEW_v2.0, whole genome shotgun sequence genomic window carries:
- the LOC119307784 gene encoding dual specificity protein kinase shkD-like, with product MESSGEELLKKIRQLEVGQAQLKQEMSKFALPPTGGGGERRRSQSVSPSRGAPPHPAPAPAPSRRLSGGLDGGPRGWGRGSASFSHSSPLQREGRAAAEGGATGAGLAERQYRRVLQSLGQSVHILDLDGRIIYWNRSAENLYGYPASEVLGQDALMLLVDSRDLSVVNDMFRRISLGESWTGKFPVKNKAGDRFLAVGTNTPFYDEDGSLVGIICVSSDSRALEEILSGPSTSARSHPESSSPSCCDGSCSNSNRKTSLLNRNPFDPQQSTIASKITNLANKVTNKVRSRVKMDENGMLREGGSGESQCSDRDNKEGPSSGPSTPRGDAPHGAFGTEENSPGKSTKTNGDESEAKIGLHKILSSKAEALLNKKGITWPWKGRENDGPDCRNQVTWPSLHGEQENGQNHPKISDTQVAKFNQPNKNEASGSWSSFNNNSSSSASSTGSTNSSALYKIDHEADCLDYEILWEDLVIGEQVGQGSCGTVYHALWYGSDVGVKVFSRQEYSEEVIQAFRQEVSLMKKLRHPNILLFMGAVTSPHRLCIVTEFLPRGSLFRLLQRSTTKLDWRRRVHMALDVARGMNYLHHYSPPIIHRDLKSSNLLVDKNWTVKVADFGLSRLKRETYLTTKTGKGTPQWMAPEVLRNEPSDEKSDVYSYGVILWELVTQKIPWENLNSMQVIGAVGFMNQRLEIPSETDPYWTSLILSCWETDPQSRPSFQELLEKLRELQRKYAVQNQVQRNASAAAKNSIIEE from the exons ATGGAATCCAGCGGGGAGGAGCTCCTGAAGAAGATCCGGCAGCTGGAGGTGGGCCAGGCGCAGCTCAAGCAGGAGATGTCCAAGTTCGCGCTGCCACCGACCGGCGGCGGAGGGGAGCGCCGGCGCTCGCAGTCCGTCTCGCCCAGCCGCGGCGCGCCGCCTCAtcctgcgccggcgccggcgccctcgAGGCGGCTCTCCGGGGGACTTGATGGAGGCCCGCGGGGGTGGGGCCGTGGCTCCGCGTCCTTCTCGCACTCGTCGCCGCTGCAGCGGGAAGGCCGTGCCGCGGCCGAAGGCGGCGCCACGGGCGCTGGGCTGGCGGAGCGGCAGTACCGCAGGGTGCTCCAGTCGCTGGGGCAGTCCGTCCACATTCTTGACCTCGATGGAAGGATCATATACTG GAATCGGTCTGCAGAGAATCTCTATGGTTATCCTGCATCAGAAGTACTTGGTCAGGATGCACTCATGCTGCTGGTTGATTCCCGTGACCTCAGTGTGGTAAATGATATGTTTCGACGCATTTCTTTGGGTGAGAGTTGGACTGGGAAGTTTCCAGTTAAGAACAAGGCAGGGGATAGGTTTTTAGCTGTTGGCACCAACACTCCATTTTATGATGAGGATGGCAGTTTGGTGGGCATTATTTGTGTTTCAAGTGATTCACGCGCATTGGAGGAGATACTCAGTGGACCTTCAACCTCTGCCAGGTCCCATCCAGAATCATCTAGCCCCTCCTGTTGTGATGGCAGTTGCAGCAACAGTAATCGAAAAACCAGTTTGTTGAACAGAAATCCGTTTGATCCCCAGCAGTCTACTATAGCCTCCAAGATAACAAATTTG GCTAACAAGGTTACAAATAAAGTTCGTTCGAGGGTCAAGATGGATGAGAATGGCATGCTACGGGAAGGTGGCAGTGGTGAGAGTCAGTGCTCTGATCGTGATAACAAGGAAGGTCCATCTAGTGGACCAAGTACACCAAGAGGAGATGCACCACATGGCGCCTTCGGCACCGAAGAGAATTCCCCTGGAAAATCAACCAAAACAAATGGTGATGAATCAGAAGCGAAAATAGGTCTCCACAAGATCTTGAGCTCAAAAGCAGAGGCATtgttgaacaagaaagggataacatGGCCTTGGAAAGGGCGGGAGAATGACGGGCCTGATTGCAGAAATCAAGTGACCTGGCCATCATTGCATGGTGAGCAAGAGAATGGCCAGAATCATCCGAAAATCTCTGACACTCAAGTGGCCAAATTCAACCAACCTAATAAAAATGAGGCATCAGGTTCCTGGTCTTCTTTCAACAATAACAGCTCAAGTAGTGCAAGCAGCACTGGAAGCACCAATAGTAGTGCTCTATACAAAATAGACCATGAAGCAGACTGTCTGGATTATGAAATCCTGTGGGAAGATCTTGTAATTGGAGAACAAGTAGGCCAAG GCTCCTGTGGGACAGTATATCATGCCTTGTGGTATGGCTCG GATGTGGGTGTGAAAGTTTTCTCCAGGCAGGAATATTCCGAGGAAGTGATACAGGCCTTTCGACAAGAG GTATCCCTTATGAAGAAATTACGTCATCCTAATATACTGCTCTTCATGGGTGCGGTTACATCTCCACACCGCCTCTGTATTGTTACCGAGTTCCTCCCACG TGGAAGTTTATTTCGCTTACTTCAAAGAAGCACTACCAAGTTGGATTGGAGACGACGTGTTCACATGGCTTTAGATGTT GCAAGGGGCATGAATTATCTTCATCACTATAGCCCACCTATCATTCATCGAGATTTAAAATCGTCAAATCTACTGGTTGATAAGAACTGGACTGTTAAG GTTGCAGATTTTGGTCTTTCACGTCTCAAGCGTGAAACTTATCTGACAACAAAAACAGGAAAAGGAACG CCACAATGGATGGCTCCGGAGGTATTGCGCAATGAACCTTCAGATGAAAA GTCTGATGTATATAGCTATGGGGTGATCCTATGGGAGCTTGTCACTCAGAAGATACCCTGGGAAAATCTCAATTCAATGCAG GTCATTGGTGCAGTAGGTTTCATGAACCAAAGGTTGGAGATTCCCAGTGAAACAGATCCTTACTGGACATCACTTATACTCAGTTGTTGGGAAAC TGACCCACAAAGCCGTCCGTCGTTCCAAGAACTTCTGGAGAAGCTCAGGGAACTACAAAGGAAGTACGCTGTCCAGAATCAGGTGCAGCGAAATGCATCTGCCGCTGCGAAGAATAGCATCATCGAGGAATGA